In the Brettanomyces nanus chromosome 1, complete sequence genome, AAGAGCCTCCCGATTATGAACATGACAGGACTCCTCCCGCCTCgccaaaaacaaaaaaacaCCTTCAGATGTCTGAGATCAAACAGTCCAATAGCGGACTtaatgaggaagaaagacaaaagaagatgacaaCAAAAGCGGCAGCACAGATGGAAGTCGCTGAAGAAGTTAAGCCAGTCGAACCCAAAGAGCTCTTAATCGGAGATATTATGGACGATGTTAAAGCAGTCACCGAGCCTCTCTCAGAGCCTCTAGACGACCTTCTCAGAGAACTCTCCGAAGAAGTTAAGCCAGCCGAACCCGAAGAGCTGGAAGAGGAAAACGAACCAAACGAACCAAGCGAACCAAGCGAACCAAGCGAACCAAACGAACCAAGCGAACCGAGCGAACCAATACGAGCAACAAAAAACAATCTGGACGGAGTTACCATCGAAGACAACATTTCCATACTTAGTACTCAGGAGACTTTTGCTGCTCTCACTCCTAGAAGATCATCTATGAAAAGTGAGAATGGCTTGCAAAACGAGGAAAAGCTGGAAGATGCCCAACAACTCATTGAGCGTCTTGAAGTCGTTGATCAGGCGCTTAATGAGTTCCATGTGATCAGCGATGAAATGGCTGAGAATATCAGAAATTATCCAGCCAAGTATGCAAAGACAATGTGGTTTCCTGAAGAGTACTCTGGTGCCATAGATCGTCTCCGTGACGTTGCCAGCAAGCAGTTTCACGGAAAACTAAAGGAGATGAAAGGTTATCCGAAGTCTGACAGGAATCACGACGACGAGATGCTAGCCATGACAATGGCACTGTCAAGCTACGCATATGCACGTGTCACCAGATACCACGATGAACCCTCCAGGTGGGTGGATAGTAAACACAAGCCAGAAAAGGAGTCCAAACAACATCTAGCAGTCAATTTCAACAATATTCCTAGAGTTCGGTTCATTGATCAAAGTcagaagccaaagaaagtGGTTGGTTTCAGAGGGAAGATGAAACGTCTAAGAAGGCATCTACACTTGCACAAGCGGGAGTATCCAACTTATCCTGGCAAGAATCCTAATCACGAGCTTTCTTGCCCTCTTGAAACAAGATACAGGACTCCAAAGCAAGTTGACGAGGATTTGATTCATGATCAAATCCACTGCTTGCACTCCAAAGataaaagaagagagctGATGCAGAAGAGTATCGACGACTATTTTACAAGATCgaaaggatttgaagcGGAAGAAAAGCCGGGCGAAGCTCTCGAGCCTATCTTTCACAAGGCGCACATATCACATCTGCGGGGTTGGGCACATAAGCTGAATCAGAAGGTCAAGACGGCAATGAGGAGACATTAAATAAGGCGCTTAATCCAGAGAAAGTGCATTCATAGTTGAATTAGAGTGAAGATGACTTCAATCATTAGGAAGAAACGAAACATGCGATAACGACAAAGGAACAGAGGTAGCAAACTACCCCTTCTTGATAAGGTCTTCATCCAGAAGGTTTTACTACAATCAAGAAAGGTCCTGCTGCCACTTAATAAattatgaagatggaaacaacaacagagctcaactttgaaaagcATTAGGGGAGGAAAACGGAGGAAACGGTGGCACCTTATTCTGACTTGTGGTGAGTCCAAATAAGGGTTAAAGACAATGGGTCTCGGTGACACCAGTATCGTCTTGTAATATCGATGAGATTATATACCAATGCTGCAGTACTGCATGGTGGCCAATATGAGTTTGACTGGGTAGGGCTTCAGGAAtccaaaaacaaaagaataacaaaaacaaaacaaaaaggaTTCCGTTGTCAATCAAAGTGGTTTTAAGTCAAACAAGCGCCACGAAAGTATCTAAAGTTCTCGGGCAGATGAACAACATCCGAACGAAGATCCCATGGTGGCTGCAGGGCAGTTAAACCGTgacaatgatgaatatCATTGCTAGGGGAAGCATTCGGATGACGATTGGATGAAGATCCCACGGTGGCTGCAGGGCAGTTAAACCGTGACAATGATAAAAATCATTGCTAGGGGAAGCATTCAAGCGTTGTAGAGTTCAACTGTAAAAGTCTTTAGATCTTAAAGGAAGTAAAATGGTTTGTTTGGAAGTACCCCTAACAAGGGGACTATAGAGCTTCCTAACAATCATTCTCCACTTGCAAGTATTGTAGTACGTAACTCAGATTTCTCGAGAAAAACAAGAAATACTACCGTCACTGCGATTCCACTCTGAAACAGTCTAGGAGTCATCCAAGTACAATCCCAATGCATTTTCATAAGTAGTTCAACcagtcttcaaatttcaGTGTTTCAATGTTTCTCAAAGTCAATCATTTCAAGTGTCAAGAGTCAAGTGTCAAGTGTCAAGTGTCAAGTCTCAATTCTCAATCAGCCCTCAGTCCTCATTTCAGTCCCAGCCTCAGTCAGCCCCTACTCAGTCCTTAGTCAGTCCTCAATCCAGCCAGTCTCAGTCCCAGTCTCCGTCCCAGTCTCAGTCCCAGTCCCAGTCCCAGTCCCAGTCTCAGTCCCGgttctcttcctcttcctgaTCCCTAATCAATTGGTTTGGTTCACCATCTTTAGGGATTTAGCTAGCCTTTATTATgtaatgaaaaaaattaatgCAATCATTGTAGAGTAATCCATATGTCTAAGTAATGACGTTTACTGCTGTTGTCCAATCCTCTTACATTCTTTAAGAAAGAATCCTACCTTTTCCGGATCCATGAATGGATGAGTGCCGTGACCAAGGTTGATGATATACCGTTGCTTACCGAAtccattcatcatcttGGTCACCTTCTTGGTAATTATTTCATCCGATCCATATAAAACGCAAGGATCAAGATTCCCCTGCAATGTGACTCTACCACGAGCCACTtttactgcttcttctggagGATACAACCAATCCAAAGACACCACATCAAACCCTATATCACATAACTTATCCAATGCGTACCACGAACCTTTGGAGAATACAATCATAGGAACTCTTTCCAATCCTAATTGAGCCAATCTTTCAGGAACACGATTAGCAATTTGATggagatattgaagagaaaactcatcaaactcatcTGGTCCCAACTGACCTCCCCAACTCTCAAACACCTGCAACATCTGCGCACCTGCCTTTACTTGTAAGGCGAGAAACTCCACAGAAACATCCGTAATTCCCTGCAAAAGCTTATGGGCATATTCAGGCCAGCGGAAAATCCATTCCTTAGCGAACCGAAATATTTTGCTTCCTCCACCTTCAATCATATAGCAAAGAAGGGTCCAAGGACCTCCACAGAAGCCTAACAATGGAACACGACCTTCAAGCCTGTGCCTGGTGAGAGTGATGGCTTTGAAAGCCCAGCCGAGAGCTTCCGTAACGTCACAATGAAAGTTTAGTTTTTGTAAATCAGCCGGTTTTCGTAAAGGAGAAACAAATTGGGGACCAACATTGTCCACCATCTCCACTTCCATTCCCATGGCTTGTGGAATCACCAATATATCATTGAAAATAATGGCAGCATCGATAATACCATCGTAATGATCGATAGGCTGAATGGTAAGTTTACAGACAATCTCCGGATTGTGAcagacttcaaagaagtctTTGTCTCCCTTGACTATGTGATACTCAGGTAAGTATCTTCCAGCCTGACGCATCATCCAGACAGGAGGTCTATCCACTTGTTCACCACGTGCCGCACGTAAGATACGATCGTTTTTCAACTTTGGAAACGACATAAGGAAGAGCAATGATTTaataggaagaagaatgagtTTGATATCCGATTACTTAAAGATTACACTCCGCTTTTCTCGTTCTCATGAAGCTATACGATTTCCCGCTCTATGTGGCCGCCGCCTTCACCAGGGTAAATTATTTACCCGCACCCGGTAGATGTAAAGCATACTGCGGCTTTCTACATTGCTTAAAACTCAATCGTTCTCTTGCTATTGTAAGGAATATGCGGTGTATGTGCGGATGTTTATGCAGCGCTCCTTGTTCTCTTTAGTCGTCCATTTCCTCCTATAAAAGTTGTACTCTTTCGcgtttcctcttcatcgttATTATTAGTACCCATTCTAATACTTGCGCCCATCTTCCCTTAAAACATGGCTCCTGCGTCTTCTTTCGTGGGCTCGATCTTCCGCTTTAGGAAGACATCGCTAACCATTTTGTTAGTCATCTGCTATGCTCTTGCCATTTTCCTCAGTCTCTATTTCGAGGAAGTGGCTCTAACAGTTCCAGATCCAGAGCCTAGAATTTTGACTCAGTCTTGGTTAGATCTCAAAAAACTTGCCTGCCAGCCTCATCCCTTTACTTCCCATGCAAATGAAGTAGCCCACGACTTCTTAATGGGCCGTGTTTCCGAAATTTGCGAGAGACAACCTTACTTATCGGTATGGGATGATTTTGGTAACCGTAGTACCATCATCAGTCAGAAGAATACCTTGGATTTGTCTAGCCCTGAGAGAAGAGTTGTTTACTTTGAGTCAGGAAACATATTGGCTAAAATTCAAGGTAAGAACCCGGAACTTGGTGGTGTCTTAGTGTCTGCCCATTACGATTCTGCTCCTCCCAGTTACGGTGCTACAGATGATGGAATGGGTATCGTCACCATGATGGGACTTCTAGAACATTTCTCTAATAACTCTATTCCGCAACCTGACCGTACATTGATTGTCAATCTaaatgataatgaagagTTTGGTCTCATGGGTTCCGAGATGTTTATCAAACATCCCTGGTTTTCTGAAGTAAAATACTTTGTCAACTTGGATGGTGCCGGTGCCGGAGGTCGGGCAGTTCTTCTTAGAGCCACCGACAACGGTATGCTCGATTACTATCAGTCTGTTGAAAGACCGTTTGCCAATTCTATGTTTCAACAGGCCTTTAAAGGTAATCTTGTTGGTTCGCAGACTGATTTTTATGTCTATGCAAAGAATGGACTTCGTGGTATCGACATAGACTTTTATAAGCCTCGTTCATTATATCATACTCGTAGAGATAATGTTGCAGAGTCTTCGAAGGGTTCTTTATGGCACATGCTGAAGAATACGCTGGATTATGTTGAGACTTTGGTTTACAACGCTGAACCTTTGAATGACGATGTCTCTGATGGTGTCTATTTCGATGTTTGCGGCAAGTGGTTCTTTAATATCTCTGTTAAGAAGCTTGTTATTGTTAATGTTACCTTATTGTTGATGCTTCCTTCCATTATCATTGCTCTCTTGATATACGTTCATCGTAACAACGCATGGCCGATTGGCTTAAGAGGCTGGCTCCGTATGCCAATTAGTCTTGCAATTTCTGTTGCTGTGACTGTGGTCGCATCTAAGTACTTCTACATTCACGACAAGCTATTGATTCTGAatgattttatttctccATTATTAGCCATCTCCTCGTTGGCTCTCATTGTTAACTACCTTGttctcaacttctttgcTTGGATTACTCCTGTTTATGATCAGAAACTTATCTGCTTACTTGAACTAACTGGCCTCTTTTGGGTGGCTCTTATTTTTGCCACCATAGTTGAGGACAGTGAACAGAATACTGGCGCTTACTTGGCAACCATATTCTTTGTTCTCTTGGCTACAGGCTCTATTATTGGACTAATTGGAATGGCTCTGAAGGGACGCTATGACGAAAGAGTTGTGTCCGTCACTCCTCCTGCAAGTACGTACGGTTCTACCAATGACGAGGATGCTGGTAGTGAAGAACACATTCCAGATGACACTAATGCCAGCACCAATCCTTCGCCGGCTGTTGCTTCTGAAGACCAtccacttctttctcctgCTACCCCCGAGCCAATCAGCTCCTCTGAAGTTTCGGAGATTAGGCATTCTGCTCGTGTAGAGAAATCTTACGACTGGTTGATTCAATTTTTAGCTGTGGTTCCATTGTCAGTgtttatcatcttcaacatgGGTGATTTATTGCTTCAATCACTTCATCAAACTGGCCAGGACTCTGCAGCTAGTGGCCAGGCCGCtatctatcttcttttggctgTTTCTGTGAGCCTTAGTATCCCGCTACTACCATTTGCCCACAAGATGAACGCTGCCGTGATCACATTCTTTGTGCTTGTGTTTGCAATAGCTTCTACCGTGACTTACTTCCAGGTTCCATTTTCTTACAGGAATCCACTTAAGATCAGAACTATGCAAGTGTTGGATCTAGGAGAGGCGTCTCCATTCGGAAATTCATCTGACAATGCCATTTCTTACATGACTTTCCGTACCAGAAAGGGCTATATTACACCGATTATCTCAGAGATTCCAAGCGTAGAGACTATTGGTGAAGATGCGGTGACTTGCAAACCTACTAGAGGAATGAATGATGTGGAAACATGTAGCTATGAAGCCCAAAGACCTTGGCTTCTTGATGGAACTGTTGCAGACAATGCCTACAGTAAATACTTGAGCATTGACGTTATTTCCAATAGCAACAAGGGCAAATCGTCAGGAAAATATGAACCTTTGAGGGCCTCATTGGATATTAATGTGGCTGATAACCGTCTTTGTATTCTCAGTTTCAACACTACTGACTATGATTCGGAAAACACTAAGGAGGGCAAGGGAAAATCACCGGTTAAAGTAGTTACGGTGTTTGACCCTGCTGCCACTCATCGCCAGGATGATCCTGTGTCTGCTAATATTCCATCTGGTCACTCAACAGATGATGAGGGTAACCACTACTTCAAGCTCATGAGAGGTATCGATACTTTCCAGGTTTATAAGCTTAACTGGACAGAGCCCAAACACCGAGTTGCGCTTGAATGGTTACcattttcatttgaagatggaaatgATGAACCATCCAAACGGGGTCTTGGAGTCACTGTGAAATGCTACTGGGGGGAATTCGACACCGAGTTTGTCGTTGACGGACAGAAGAAACGTAGATTACCAGCATACGACGAGGCCGTTCAGTATGCTCCTCAAAATGTCCTCTACACGAATATGAAACCCGGATTACTCGAGATAAGTGGCCATATCGAGTTATAAGGAGGTGACCTCGAAACTATATATTTAAAATGTATTATGCTTTATTCTAAATACTTCCAGACTAAGTGCAGATAGGGATCGAGAAGGCATTGTCCAAGTGCCAAAAAATCAGGGCCCCGGTGCGGTAGGCCCAGTGGGGCCTGGATGTCTTGGCGCTGCAGGGAGACCTAATACGACTGGCTGTGCGATTCTTCTGCGGATCTTATCTTATGCTGTATACAATCCAGCTAGTGATATAGGAACTTACAATTATGTCTAACCAATCGGATGACTACCATGTGGTGAACGAGGAGGCGGATTTAATTGCCAACTCTGATGATTCAAATGCAGCTTTTGCTTCCAAGTTCAGAAGACTCAGAGCCTGCGCAAGATGTCATCGACTCAAAATGCGCTGTGTCTTTGAAGATCCTACCTACCAGAGTTGTACCAGATGCTTCAAGGCAGGAATTCTATGTTCCCTGACGGAAGATCCTACGGAGCATACTGCCAGAGCCCGGCCTCGCAAACGTCCCAGGATTCATGACGGTCCATTAGCAGTGTTGCAGCAGTCGCTGACAGAGGCCAATAGGTACTTGACTGGGGTTCAGAAAGAACTGACCGAAAAGTCATCATCAGCTGAAACCGATATCATTGCTGCAACTTCTCTGTCTAGTGAACTGCTTTCCTATCTGGACTTCTCATcgattcaacttcaactttcttctctccagAAGCTTCTGACCCACGTGAAAAAGCTCCAACAGCCTCCAGACACCGGATCTTTGTCCCAGAATAACGGATATGGACCGGCCTCATCAGCGAATTCAATGAAAGACGGTCCCGTCAAGCCTGTGCCTAGTCTTCCCTATATTCCCTTTGAACTCAATGTTATTAAAGAACTCTTTAAACTTGGAATTCTTTCGGAAGTCGTAGCACGCTCTAAATATAAGGACTTTAGAACAAATATGCTTTCTTACTGGCCGTGCATTTCGCTTCCTCAAAACTATACTTTTGAGTGGCTTATAGAACATGAGCCCTTATCACTTCTTGCCTTCATCACAGTTACTTGCCTCAACGAACCAGACTTACATGACGCTCTTCTGTACTATTTGGAAGGGAGTTTGGCTAGAAAGACCGCTATAGCAGGTGACATCACTGTGAATTTAATTGAAATCTATTTAACACTGTCTCTTTGGTGCTCTCCTCCAAGAAAATGGGGATCCTACAAGCACCAAATGAGTCTCATGATGGCACTAAACATTTCATTATGTCTAGATTTGGGAAACGAGCAACACAGAAACAATCCTGCTGTATTAAAGgactcttccaaagaacgGAACATTCTTAGAGCCTATATGGGTGTTTATGCTTGCTGTGGTTCATTGGGACTTTCTCTTCCTAGATTTAAGGTAGTTTCATGGACCCCTGCGCACCAGAGATGTGCCAGTTTACTTCTTATGGGATATTCCACTCCAGAGGACAGATTTCTCTGCTATTATTCGAGATTGGTCGCTTTGGGAGAAGAGATATTTCAGTTCTTGTGCCCTAGTACATTCTCTCCTGTATCAGTGGGGTCTGATCCCTTTGAAATGCCTCATGAAAGCCTTAGAACCATGATGATTGGCtatgaaagaagaatgcaaCAACTGGCCGCAGAATCGGGCTTCTTCTCAGAAGAGTCTAAAGAGAGAAACATGCTTTCAATTGTCTATTACCAGTTATTGATGACCATGTATGATTACGTGGTTTGCAAAGTTCTTTTACGCAAGGATTTAGTTACAGATGTTTATCTTCAGACACTCACTAGACTGGTGAAAGCGAGCGAGAAGGTTATCCAATCATTTCTTGGGCTCTGTCTGCAAACAGTGAACTTCCCTACATTTTTCTACTACAGACCTATGCATGCATTGGTCGCACTAATTAGAGCACGACTATTGGTTAAGACGCAGGCGTTAGACCTTGAAATTGACGTTGAACATGAATTTCAGTTAGTTTCGAAAGCATTGAAACAGCTCTCCCAGAAGGCCAAAGTGGCGGAAAAGATGTCAATTATTCTAACGAGAATCTCCAAATGGATGAAAGTCTCGAATAAATTCAACAAAGACGGAGCCACAAATTCAATGGTGGATCTATTGAATGAGTTGGGCAAGGAGAAAGCCGTTGAAAATATAAAAATCACggtgaagaggaaagaaggtGACAATGCAAACTTACGTCCTGATTCCAAGATCAGATTTAAGCGGTTCATTAACTATTCTCCGGACGCTTTGGCAAATATAGTTTATCAAGATGGGAATGAAACGGAGACTAGTGCTGCCATTGCCTCTGAGAATACCAACAATACCAGATCGAATTTGGTATCCCCTCTGAATTCATTTATTCCTTCACCTATTGGATTTAGCAGCGCATATTCACCAGAATCCAATCAACAGGggaaagagaataataTACAATCACGCTCAGAATCACCGCAGCTTGCAAAGCAGGATCATCAATTACCCACCATGATAAGTGGAATGAGAGACTACCCCCCGACAGTTGGGCCACTATTGGATGATATTGGGGGGACGCAGATTGGGTACAATAGTGTTGAAACATCAATGCAACCTTCAGACTCAGAATTAGGATtccagcagcagcagaatTTCCTCAATGATATATTTACACAGATCGACTCCGATGTGATGAACTTGCAGCTTACAAATGACCAGTTAGACTTTGATAATGCAAAGATCAATCATCAGGGATCATTTAGTGCCACTGATCATGGATTCTGGTGAAAATCAACAGCTAAATAAAGTATCAAATATTAAAGGATTCTCTGATTATGTATACAGTTGGTTCCTCACTATGTTGCTTGCACAATTTGACTCGcggaaaaattttcgacATTTGCTCGATCGACTCGCTCGTAATATAAAACTAACTAAACTAAACTAAGTCACATCATTGTTCGCCAGCTGTCTTCACTTGAAATCAACACCACTTAATAATATGTCCATACATCTTCGAGAAGGTTTCTCAAACGAAACACTAGAGCGTGTATTAGAGGACTTGGCTGTGAGATTCGTTGTCAATTGTCCCAACGAAGACCTTTCCAGTATTGAAAGAGTACTCTTCCTAATAGAGGAGGCTCAATGGTTTTATCAGGACTTTGCCCGGGCAATGAATCCATTACTTCCACCACTaaatatgaagaaatttACTACAAAGCTTTTAGAAAGATGCCCTCTCA is a window encoding:
- the HEM12 gene encoding Uroporphyrinogen decarboxylase in heme biosynthesis (BUSCO:EOG09342BT9), translated to MSFPKLKNDRILRAARGEQVDRPPVWMMRQAGRYLPEYHIVKGDKDFFEVCHNPEIVCKLTIQPIDHYDGIIDAAIIFNDILVIPQAMGMEVEMVDNVGPQFVSPLRKPADLQKLNFHCDVTEALGWAFKAITLTRHRLEGRVPLLGFCGGPWTLLCYMIEGGGSKIFRFAKEWIFRWPEYAHKLLQGITDVSVEFLALQVKAGAQMLQVFESWGGQLGPDEFDEFSLQYLHQIANRVPERLAQLGLERVPMIVFSKGSWYALDKLCDIGFDVVSLDWLYPPEEAVKVARGRVTLQGNLDPCVLYGSDEIITKKVTKMMNGFGKQRYIINLGHGTHPFMDPEKVGFFLKECKRIGQQQ
- a CDS encoding uncharacterized protein (MEROPS:MER0001911~BUSCO:EOG09341QWH) encodes the protein MAPASSFVGSIFRFRKTSLTILLVICYALAIFLSLYFEEVALTVPDPEPRILTQSWLDLKKLACQPHPFTSHANEVAHDFLMGRVSEICERQPYLSVWDDFGNRSTIISQKNTLDLSSPERRVVYFESGNILAKIQGKNPELGGVLVSAHYDSAPPSYGATDDGMGIVTMMGLLEHFSNNSIPQPDRTLIVNLNDNEEFGLMGSEMFIKHPWFSEVKYFVNLDGAGAGGRAVLLRATDNGMLDYYQSVERPFANSMFQQAFKGNLVGSQTDFYVYAKNGLRGIDIDFYKPRSLYHTRRDNVAESSKGSLWHMLKNTLDYVETLVYNAEPLNDDVSDGVYFDVCGKWFFNISVKKLVIVNVTLLLMLPSIIIALLIYVHRNNAWPIGLRGWLRMPISLAISVAVTVVASKYFYIHDKLLILNDFISPLLAISSLALIVNYLVLNFFAWITPVYDQKLICLLELTGLFWVALIFATIVEDSEQNTGAYLATIFFVLLATGSIIGLIGMALKGRYDERVVSVTPPASTYGSTNDEDAGSEEHIPDDTNASTNPSPAVASEDHPLLSPATPEPISSSEVSEIRHSARVEKSYDWLIQFLAVVPLSVFIIFNMGDLLLQSLHQTGQDSAASGQAAIYLLLAVSVSLSIPLLPFAHKMNAAVITFFVLVFAIASTVTYFQVPFSYRNPLKIRTMQVLDLGEASPFGNSSDNAISYMTFRTRKGYITPIISEIPSVETIGEDAVTCKPTRGMNDVETCSYEAQRPWLLDGTVADNAYSKYLSIDVISNSNKGKSSGKYEPLRASLDINVADNRLCILSFNTTDYDSENTKEGKGKSPVKVVTVFDPAATHRQDDPVSANIPSGHSTDDEGNHYFKLMRGIDTFQVYKLNWTEPKHRVALEWLPFSFEDGNDEPSKRGLGVTVKCYWGEFDTEFVVDGQKKRRLPAYDEAVQYAPQNVLYTNMKPGLLEISGHIEL
- a CDS encoding uncharacterized protein (EggNog:ENOG41), with product MSNQSDDYHVVNEEADLIANSDDSNAAFASKFRRLRACARCHRLKMRCVFEDPTYQSCTRCFKAGILCSLTEDPTEHTARARPRKRPRIHDGPLAVLQQSLTEANRYLTGVQKELTEKSSSAETDIIAATSLSSELLSYLDFSSIQLQLSSLQKLLTHVKKLQQPPDTGSLSQNNGYGPASSANSMKDGPVKPVPSLPYIPFELNVIKELFKLGILSEVVARSKYKDFRTNMLSYWPCISLPQNYTFEWLIEHEPLSLLAFITVTCLNEPDLHDALLYYLEGSLARKTAIAGDITVNLIEIYLTLSLWCSPPRKWGSYKHQMSLMMALNISLCLDLGNEQHRNNPAVLKDSSKERNILRAYMGVYACCGSLGLSLPRFKVVSWTPAHQRCASLLLMGYSTPEDRFLCYYSRLVALGEEIFQFLCPSTFSPVSVGSDPFEMPHESLRTMMIGYERRMQQLAAESGFFSEESKERNMLSIVYYQLLMTMYDYVVCKVLLRKDLVTDVYLQTLTRLVKASEKVIQSFLGLCLQTVNFPTFFYYRPMHALVALIRARLLVKTQALDLEIDVEHEFQLVSKALKQLSQKAKVAEKMSIILTRISKWMKVSNKFNKDGATNSMVDLLNELGKEKAVENIKITVKRKEGDNANLRPDSKIRFKRFINYSPDALANIVYQDGNETETSAAIASENTNNTRSNLVSPLNSFIPSPIGFSSAYSPESNQQGKENNIQSRSESPQLAKQDHQLPTMISGMRDYPPTVGPLLDDIGGTQIGYNSVETSMQPSDSELGFQQQQNFLNDIFTQIDSDVMNLQLTNDQLDFDNAKINHQGSFSATDHGFW